In Anaerolineae bacterium, the sequence GGTGGCGCTGGAAGTAGGCAGCCGTTTTGCTGTTCGAGAGGGTGGTCGCACGGTTGGCGCTGGCGTTATTACCAAAATTTTGGAATAAACTTGGCGGGCGCCTTGGCGCGGTGAAAGCCTACCTGATTTAACGGAGTATTTATGGCAAAGCAGAGAATAAGAATTCGCTTGAAAGCTTATGATCATCGAGTGTTGGACCAATCCGTGCGACAGATTGTAGATACGGCCGAACGGACCGGAGCCGTGGTGGTTGGGCCGGTTCCACTTCCAACCAAAATCGAGAAGTTTACCGTACTGCGGTCGCCCTTCATTGATAAGGATTCGCGCGAACAATTTGAGATTCGCACTCACAAACGGTTGATTGATGTGGTAGACCCCCAATCGAAAACAATTGATGCTCTGGTTCGGCTGAATTTGCCGGCCGGCGTGGACGTGGAGATTAAATAGATTCTTGTGCGCTTGTCGTAATTGCTTTTTGCTGACGAGTTCAAACCAGGTCTTGATGTTACCAAAATTGTCTGGCCCCAATTTGGCCTCAAACAGGATTTGGTAACGAGTCTGAGTGAGAGTTGGATACTATGAAAAGAATTCTGGGAAAAAAGCTGGGCATGATCCAAATTTTTGATGATGATGGAACGGTTATTCCGGTAACCATCATCGAAGCCGGGCCTTGTTATGTAACCCAAAAGAAAACTGAAGAAACAGATGGTTACAGCGCCATTGCTTTGGGTTTTGATGAGATCCCCGAAAAGCGATTGAATAAACCTATGCTCGGCCACCTGCAAAAAACAAATTGCCCTCCCTTGCGGTATATTCGCGAGTTTCGTTTGGCCGATCCCGGCGGCTACGAAGAGGGTCAAAAAATAGATGTTTCTGTTTTTGAAGTAGGCGACCGGGTAGACGTGGTGGGCACAAGCAAAGGTAAAGGCTTTGCCGGGGTGGTCAAGCGGCATGGATTCCGCGGCGGCCCCAAAACCCACGGCCAGTCTGACCGCTGGCGAGCCTCCGGTTCTGTTGGCGCGGGTTCCACGCCGGGCCGGGTTTTTAAGGGCATGCGCATGGCCGGCCGGATGGGTGACGCCCGGGTTACGGCCCAAAATTTAAAAGTGGCCCTGGTTGACGCCGATAAAAATTTGTTGGCAGTTAGAGGGTCTGTACCCGGGGCTAAAAATGGCCTGCTGATTATTCGCGAAGCACGAAAGGCTTAACTGAGGAGAGCGTGATGAAGGTAACGGTTAAGAACAGCAGCGGTAAAAAAGTAGGCAATTTGGAACTGCGGGACGATGTTTTTGGCATTGAGCCAAACACCTCGGTGATGCACCAGGCCCTGGTGCGGCAGCAGGCGAATGCGCGCCTGGGCACGCACAAAACCAAAACCCGGGGCGAAGTAAGAGGAACAACGGCCAAGTGGTACCGCCAAAAGGGAACGGGCCGCGCCCGTCACGGCGATCGCAAAGCGCCGATTTTTGTGGGCGGCGGCCAGGCCCATAAACCCAGGCCGCGTGATTACAGCAAAAATATGCCGCGTAAAATGCGGCGGCTGGCGTTGCGTTCGGCTTTGTCGGTGAAAGCCGCCGCAGAGGCCATTGTGGTGCTGGATGAGCTTGTGTTTGACGAGCCAAAAACCGTGCACATGCTGGAGTTGCTTGATAACCTTGAAATTGAAGGCAGTGTGGTGGTGCTTTTGCCTGAACAAAATGAAAACGTGGAAAAGAGCGCCCGTAATTTGCAGGATGTCAGAACCCTCCGGGCCGGGTATTTGAACGTGCGCGACCTGTTGGGATACGATTACGTGCTGATGCCCAAAGAGGCGGTGTCGGTGATAGAGGGTTTTTTGGCCGCGTAAGCGTTTGGGATTGGCCCACGGGCAGTAAGTAGTGATTATTTTTGAGCGCTAACCTCCTTGTTTTGGAGACCTTATCATGGAAATGAATCCATATAAAATAATTGTTCGGCCACTTAATACGGAAAAAGGCAATTTGGCTGCGGAAGTGGGGCAGTATTCGTTTATAGTCCATTCTTGGGCCAACAAGGTAGAAATTGCCGAAGCCGTATCTTACATTTTTGATGTGGATGTGGTAAAGGTTCGGGTGATGAATTACACGCCCAAATTTGGCCGCTGGGGACGTAAGCGGATTCAGCGCAAACCGGCTTACAAAAAAGCGGTGGTAACTTTACCTCCCGGCCAACGAATTGAAGCCTTTGAAGGGGTATAGTTATTATGCCTGTAAAAGTTTATAAACCAACTTCGCCCGGGCGGCGAGGGATGTCGGTGACAACGTTTGAAGAAGTGACCCGCACCCAACCCGAAAAAAGCCTGATTGCGCCGCTCAAACAAAGGGCCGGCCGCAATAACCAGGGTAAAATCACGGTACGGCACCGGGGCAGCGGCCACAAACGGCGCTACCGCCTGATTGATTTTAAGCGTGATAAACATGACATCCCGGCCACCGTAACCACCATAGAGTACGATCCCAATCGCTCGGCGCGGATTGCGCTGCTCACTTACGCCGACGGTGAAAAGCGTTATATCCTGGCCCCGGTCAGCCTGGAAGTGGGCGATACCGTGCTCTCTGGCCCCAACGCTGAAATTCGGGTAGGCAATGCATTGCCCATTTACCGCATCCCGTTAGGAACGCAACTGCACAACATTGAGTTGCAGCCGGGCAAAGGCGGCCAACTGGTTCGTTCGGCGGGCACGTCGGCCCAGTTGATGGCCAAAGAAGGTGATTACGCCCAGGTTCGTTTGCCCAGCGGCGAAGTGCGGTTCATTAGCCAAAATTGTTTGGCCACCATTGGCCAAGTGGGTAACGTTGACCATGGCAATGTTACATTGGGCAAAGCGGGCCGCAAACGCTGGTTGGGTATTCGGCCTACGGTGCGCGGCTCGGCGATGGACCCCAACAGCCATCCGCATGGCGGCGGCGAAGGGGCAGCGCCGATTGGTATGCCTGGTCCCAAAACTCCTTGGGGCAAACCGGCCCTGGGAGCCAAAACCCGCAAAAACAAACGAACCGACAAATATATTGTACGTCGCCGACGTAAAAAAAGAAGTTAGTGAAGGAAAGGTAGCTGATGACGCGTTCGCTAAAGAAGGGGCCTTTTGTAGACCCCAAATTGCTCAAAAAAATAGAGACAATGAATGCGGCCGGAGAAAAACGGGTTATTCGCACCTGGTCCCGGGCGAGTACAATTTTTCCGCAAATGGTCGGGCATACCCTGGCCGTGCACGATGGTCGCCGGCATGTGCCCATTTACATCACTGAAAATATGGTGGGCCATCGCCTGGGCGAGTTTGTGGTGACCCGTTATTTTCGGGGGCACCTGGCTAAAGAAAGATCGTCTCGCCGGTAAAATTTTAATTAGGTAGTGAACAATGGCTGATTTACAAGTGAGAGCAGTGAGTAAATACATCATGGGGTCGCCGATCAAAATGCGCCGGATGGTGAACGCCGTGCGGGGGATGCGGGTGGAAGATGCTTTGCAAATGCTGGCCTTACTGCCCCATCGAGCGGCGAAACCGGTATCAAAAACCATTAAAAGCGCGCTGGCCAACGCCGAAGAGAACTACGCGCTTG encodes:
- the rplW gene encoding 50S ribosomal protein L23, which gives rise to MEMNPYKIIVRPLNTEKGNLAAEVGQYSFIVHSWANKVEIAEAVSYIFDVDVVKVRVMNYTPKFGRWGRKRIQRKPAYKKAVVTLPPGQRIEAFEGV
- the rpsS gene encoding 30S ribosomal protein S19, which gives rise to MTRSLKKGPFVDPKLLKKIETMNAAGEKRVIRTWSRASTIFPQMVGHTLAVHDGRRHVPIYITENMVGHRLGEFVVTRYFRGHLAKERSSRR
- the rplD gene encoding 50S ribosomal protein L4, producing the protein MMKVTVKNSSGKKVGNLELRDDVFGIEPNTSVMHQALVRQQANARLGTHKTKTRGEVRGTTAKWYRQKGTGRARHGDRKAPIFVGGGQAHKPRPRDYSKNMPRKMRRLALRSALSVKAAAEAIVVLDELVFDEPKTVHMLELLDNLEIEGSVVVLLPEQNENVEKSARNLQDVRTLRAGYLNVRDLLGYDYVLMPKEAVSVIEGFLAA
- the rplV gene encoding 50S ribosomal protein L22, whose translation is MADLQVRAVSKYIMGSPIKMRRMVNAVRGMRVEDALQMLALLPHRAAKPVSKTIKSALANAEENYALDAEDMVIAEIMVDEGPRLRRYRAGARGRYKPIKKRVSHITVVLAEDSEWEDEV
- the rplB gene encoding 50S ribosomal protein L2, which gives rise to MPVKVYKPTSPGRRGMSVTTFEEVTRTQPEKSLIAPLKQRAGRNNQGKITVRHRGSGHKRRYRLIDFKRDKHDIPATVTTIEYDPNRSARIALLTYADGEKRYILAPVSLEVGDTVLSGPNAEIRVGNALPIYRIPLGTQLHNIELQPGKGGQLVRSAGTSAQLMAKEGDYAQVRLPSGEVRFISQNCLATIGQVGNVDHGNVTLGKAGRKRWLGIRPTVRGSAMDPNSHPHGGGEGAAPIGMPGPKTPWGKPALGAKTRKNKRTDKYIVRRRRKKRS
- the rpsJ gene encoding 30S ribosomal protein S10, encoding MAKQRIRIRLKAYDHRVLDQSVRQIVDTAERTGAVVVGPVPLPTKIEKFTVLRSPFIDKDSREQFEIRTHKRLIDVVDPQSKTIDALVRLNLPAGVDVEIK
- the rplC gene encoding 50S ribosomal protein L3, which produces MKRILGKKLGMIQIFDDDGTVIPVTIIEAGPCYVTQKKTEETDGYSAIALGFDEIPEKRLNKPMLGHLQKTNCPPLRYIREFRLADPGGYEEGQKIDVSVFEVGDRVDVVGTSKGKGFAGVVKRHGFRGGPKTHGQSDRWRASGSVGAGSTPGRVFKGMRMAGRMGDARVTAQNLKVALVDADKNLLAVRGSVPGAKNGLLIIREARKA